The genomic DNA TGTAGAAATGTTTAAACATCTCAAGGCTTCTCTAGATTCTTTCATACTCTTCTAGTGGTGTAGATGACTTCAAGTGGTTACAAAAGCTTCCTACTCTCCTTTAAAAGCTCAAGGGTCAATTGAGCAGTTTGTGACACCAAGACATCTAATACAGTAGCAATAGTTGAAATTGACTACAAAGTGGATTTTGCTCCTCTAGACATTGTAACACTTGAACAAAAAGTAATGGCCGAAAAGGAAGAGAAGTAAGACTAGACAATGGGTGAAGTTTAAGAGAAGACTACTCAAGAGAAGCCCGAGTTTGTGCCATTTACAGGTTTGTTGAGAAGGTTGGATGAGGAACCTTCCACAAAtggaatgaagaaaaataagtcaCTGGATTCCAATATTTGTCGGTCTATCAAGATTGCATACCTTTTAAGTTAGAAagatttttttacattttttttatatagttaatcaataaaaatatttctagaataatattttacaagcacaaaattaaattgatgttaCAATAAAAATAGTTCTCTCTGCTATTAAATGGGACCCCAGCAACGAGAAGAAAACTGATGCGGAaagtagatttttatttaaataaatattcaactGCACCAAAAAAATTACTAGAAATAATGATGTTGGTCTAAACCATCTAGCCATATCAAATTTGGTTTTCCTGCATTACACACTATAGAAGGAATGCCTGCCAAAACTTCTTCCCAATGGTAAAAGGCTgcaaaatttgaaggaaaaagatATCTCAAATAAAGGGGAtaaatgcaagggaaagcaaTGAAATCAGCCTAGAAGATTGGCATAGATGGATAATGGGCTGAAGAAATTAAGGGGAGAATCTCAAAGTAAAGTGGAGGGGAAGTATGCTACCGGCCAACCTGAAAGTTCTTAGTAGGCCCCAGAAGCAAGAGAATCCAAGTCAGCCATGAACTTGGCCCCCTTCCTCAGCATCAACAGCTTCTGCTACAAGAGGGCACACTACTCACAGCCAAAACCAACAGAGCAGAGTTAAGAGCTAGCAGAAAATGAATGAACAAAGAGATGCATCGTACTCGACTCTATAATAAGTTACTGAGAGAAGGTGGCTGCGACTTGTGGCTGAGTAGCCTGAGGTGTGAGTAGCATTGGCCAGAATAATAGGGATCCATCAGTTATAATGAGCAAGTGCCGAGGCTAAGGAGCGACAATGGCTATTTCGGGATTGTCATGAATCCAAGTAGTAAACCTACCACAGAATAGGCTCGGTCAATTGCTTAGACAAGACCTCCAGCCTTGCCCAACCTCAGATAATGCGAAGTATGTTATTTTGGGTCAAGCCAACTAGCATCATCTACCCATTTTAATCATGAGGTCAAGGCAATCAGAGGTTCTTTCATCTTTCAAGTGAGGCACCAACAATCAGTATGTCActatcaatatttttcatattcttctcCATCTCATCCCAAGCCCTATCTCAACTAGTGTGTAATCTAAGGAACACCCATCAAAGTTTTACACCTACCTCAACTCTTTTGACTTATTCATCAGcatttttaagttcaaaacatGGTTTATTTTTGCATCTTGATTGACTCCCTCAATACAAGCAGGCTGCCTGAGGATCATAAGATTCATAACTAACAGATCTTGGAAATAATATCAGGGAACTGGGTTAGTTTAAGGCTTCTTGTATAGGCAAGGGTGTATGTTAAACTTTATCACCAGCAAGAACTAAAAATGGATATTACTAGAGGATAATTGAGGAGCATTATTTTGGCTCCAAAATCGTAACTGTCACTCTATTTTTGTTAAGTTGAAGACGGTTAAGGTTGTTCTTTCAAGAAAGAGACCAGCAATCTCCCCTTACCCAATGTTCCAAATATTTACTGACTTCTAAACTCTTTCTTCTCTACCCAAATCTGCTAAAAAACATCTTAAGAGAACCTATTGGGGCTTCTTCTCAGCACAAGTCTCAAGCCCATTAAACTGTCATTCATGTCTAGAAAATGttctattcaaccaaatattttatcCTTTCCTAGTTTACTCCAAAATCAGAACATCTTGACAAAATTCTTGATAAAAGTTATAATACCACCAAAGAAATGAAGCTTCATTTattaacaacaacaacaatttcGTTTCATTACAAGGGCATAGATGGTATTTTATTAAGGTGATTGGTACAAAGTTATATATGAGTGATAATAAGCAAATTAACAATAGAAAATTTAACCAAATAGAACTTCATTTTTGCTTTGGCATGCCGAGTACTCAACTCTAAATCAATTCCTTGACCACGTCTCagcattttaataaaatcatttgaaattgcAGGTTCAGACATACTTTTTTGGTAAGGATACAGATTAAAAATTCAGGTATCTTCTCCTGCATCACCATAAAAGCACCACATTGAGTATAGCAAGGTGAGCAAAGtgccaaaaaattataaattcatttcaattttcagACACTGAAACTTCGACAtacatatggaaaaaaaaaaagatgttaaaaattagaaaaattagcaCACATTTCTTGTCATTTGAACATTACAGAGCTATTATGGTACAGATGTACAAACTCGGGATGCACAGCTTGCAAAAGCCGCAAAAAATGGAAACACATCATAGGACCATGAAATAACAAACGTGTACACTACCGTATTGACACCCTGATTTAATGATAATAGCATGCCTTCAGTTGAACATTGAAGACTTCCAAGCTACCAATCAGAAAGGAAATAACACCATCTGCAGATTGAGAAAGTACCCAGTGTCAAAAGACAAAAATCTTAAAAAGGAAATGATAAACTAAAACAAAGCACCAAGGAGCAAAATATTTCTAGTACCTAAAAATAAGCAATGAAATACAAACAGGTTGGTCCCAATGCAAGTTAGCAACTCCATGACCGTTCAGTCACATCCTGGGAAGCAACAGGGTCATTCTAGCACTTTGTCCATGCTGTAGATTGTGGAAATATTCATTTCAGCTCAAATGTTAGACTAAATGCTTTCTTTACATATTTGGGTGCAACTGGCAGTAAAACTCAGTGAAATCAAGCCGGAAGAGGAGGAACTTCAAATCAATATGTTGTTGCACAGGCAACTGAGAAATGAATCCTTCCAGCAATGATGAATATTCCTTAGCAATCGCATCCAGATCTTGTCCCATATTTCGCAGAAATTCACCAGCACGTTGGGTTAGAGCCTTCCTACCATCACTGATCCATGCCCCAGGCTCTGCAGTTTTATCATTTAACAGCCTCCTAGATCTGGTCTTGTCCCGAGAAGGCGACAAGGATTCCATGGTTCTgggaaaaaattaaagaagaaaaccAGGTGTGAACCTACATCTCAACAATTGAACTGAAGAAAGTTTTCTaagatattaattatttatcaatgaATATAAGTAATGATGATATAGACAGAACATTACCTTGATTGCAACTCATGAATACCTTCATATAATCGATCCACGTGACTTCGGAACCGCAAGATAAGGtcaaataaaacaaagagaGTCTTATAAAGGTTTTGGGATCGTTCCCCAAGGAGAGACTTCTCCACAATTGAATTAAGGTACTTATCATGGGCTGCAAGTAGATCATCAAGATCCTTTGCTGCTtccatttcatttgaaaaattagacCATGAAACCTCCAAAACTTCAAACATGATATAGTATTgcaaatttgaaacaaaatgatTCATCTCATCCCAGAGAACTTGGCAACGCCTTAGTGTTGAAAGCAACTGTAACTTAACTGCACTCTGGAGCTTAATAAAAGAGTTAGAAGTAATACAGTTCGGTTTCATTGTCTTCCAAGCACCAATAAGTGCATGCTCAACGCGTCTAAGCTTccataaaaagttgaaaattctTAAATACCTGGCCATAACCGACTCTGTAAACACAGTATTCAGTGGAACTCTAGCATCATATTCTAAAGAGAATACATCCCAACCCCTATCTCCAGTTCCATGTGGCATCATCTTGACCCTCAATCTATCCAATATGTCACGGTCGTCATATTGTGCATTAGATGATCGGATTGCACTTTCCAGCAACCCAGCTAGCTTAAATGAGCTAATAGTGTTAGCAGGCTCGGAAAGTTCCGGGCCAACAATGTCCATCAGATACTGAACAAAATCACCTTGTCCAAGCAGTAGATACCGCTTGATTGCAAGACAATGTTCTTTGAACTTGTACTGCTTATACATGACATCCAACAAATGCTTATCTATTCTCTTTGCCGCTTCAATGACCAGAGACTCGAGAGCATCAGTTTCACCATATCCAAGACCCCCCCTTCTGGTTGTGGTTCCAGCTGCTGCTGCAGCTTCTGTTGCAGCATCAGCCCATCCACGATCCTCACAACAGACACGGAGAAAATTTATGGACTTCCCAGTTCTTAAAATGCGCTGAGCAAGAGATTGAGAAATGAAAGAAGGAAGCATCCCAGCATGTAGCCGGTAACCTTCCCTCCAAAGTGATTCAGCTTTTACAGGCTGACCCAAAACAAAGAATTCCGCAAAAATGTCCTCCAACTCCCCTTCCAAAACCCAACTCCTCACCATTTCAAAAAGAGGAGAACATACTCGGCAGAGTAACTGCCTCATGAACTCATGCACGAGTGGATCACCATGTTGGGCATGCAGATGAATAGCCCCAGCCATCGCCCCTCCCCTCAAAACTCTGCACTTATCTACCAAAACAGCCATTAACCTCATCTTCACCATTGGCTCTGCAAACCAAACTGACAATCTTCTCAATGAAAGATAATTCCCCGAATTTGCCATCTCTGAAACCAAAGGAATGGGATTCATTGATTGTGCTTCAAGCACTGCCAACAGCTTATAATAATGTGAAAGTTCGTCTTGCAATGCAGCACAAAAAGCTTGGCCAACAGTCCCCACATCTTCAGCTGGAAACCGATCCATACTTTCAGATATATACCCCTTAACTTTCCTAAACAACCACCCCAATTCACAAAGCTTCTGAACAGTAATCCGGGTTGCTCTGGGAACCTTAATTGAATCCCTTAACAAATACCCATCAACGCTCTTATCAAATTTCACATACTTCCCATCAATTCCCTGACAAGCATACAACACATCCCTAACCAGAACCTCCTCTGACACCTCGTTCTCTTCTTTCACTAAATTCGCGAACTCCCTAACCGCAATTTCCCTGATATTTTCGGGGTCCTTAGAAACCAACAAAACCCCATTATTCCAACCCTTTTCTAGGGTTTCCCGGTTCCTGGAAACCCCCGAGTAGCCTCCCGATTCGGCATCAAACAATGCCGGCAAACCAACAGACGCAGAGAATCCAGAAGAAACCCTCGAATCCGATCTACTCTTCTGGTTTTTCCGATCTTCAGAAATGACTTTGAGCAAATAAAGCACAGCCCACTTGTTCTCTATGCTTCCAGGTCCATTTTTTGAAGCGAATTTGGTGTAAAGATCCGCAAAAGCTAGGGCTTGCGAGGACTTACCTTGGGTGGCTAGCTGCCGCTTGATGGACTCAGCAATGGCGGCAGAGTCGGGGGCGATTGAGGGAGTCATCAGACTGGAGAGTATGCGAATTGCATAGCGAAGAGACTTCTGAGTGTCGATTGAAGAACTAGGGTTTTGAGGGTTTTGGGAGAGTAACCGAAGAACCAGTTCTTTGATTAGATCTGTAACCCTGTGCTCTTCTTCCATGGCAAAGAAccaaaagagaagagaaaatcGAAAGACACAGAAAGGGGGGTTTTGATTGGAAAGAGGagaaaagagaagagagagagagtgtggagggttttgatttttatatggGCGGGCAAATGAAAGCTACTTTTTCAAAAGGGTTTTAGTTTTCATCCTACTCTCATCCTGGACGTTGGAGGAGGGATCTGATCTTTGCCTTTGCTGAGTTTGCtcctttctttctcctttcAATTTGGAATAACAATTGAATTTTTACATTATACACGTATAACATAACTTCGTGAAGATAAgtgaaaaaaactatttttgatatttaagttttcaaaaattgaaaattatttttaaaaattact from Vitis riparia cultivar Riparia Gloire de Montpellier isolate 1030 chromosome 8, EGFV_Vit.rip_1.0, whole genome shotgun sequence includes the following:
- the LOC117920997 gene encoding gamma-tubulin complex component 3, whose amino-acid sequence is MEEEHRVTDLIKELVLRLLSQNPQNPSSSIDTQKSLRYAIRILSSLMTPSIAPDSAAIAESIKRQLATQGKSSQALAFADLYTKFASKNGPGSIENKWAVLYLLKVISEDRKNQKSRSDSRVSSGFSASVGLPALFDAESGGYSGVSRNRETLEKGWNNGVLLVSKDPENIREIAVREFANLVKEENEVSEEVLVRDVLYACQGIDGKYVKFDKSVDGYLLRDSIKVPRATRITVQKLCELGWLFRKVKGYISESMDRFPAEDVGTVGQAFCAALQDELSHYYKLLAVLEAQSMNPIPLVSEMANSGNYLSLRRLSVWFAEPMVKMRLMAVLVDKCRVLRGGAMAGAIHLHAQHGDPLVHEFMRQLLCRVCSPLFEMVRSWVLEGELEDIFAEFFVLGQPVKAESLWREGYRLHAGMLPSFISQSLAQRILRTGKSINFLRVCCEDRGWADAATEAAAAAGTTTRRGGLGYGETDALESLVIEAAKRIDKHLLDVMYKQYKFKEHCLAIKRYLLLGQGDFVQYLMDIVGPELSEPANTISSFKLAGLLESAIRSSNAQYDDRDILDRLRVKMMPHGTGDRGWDVFSLEYDARVPLNTVFTESVMARYLRIFNFLWKLRRVEHALIGAWKTMKPNCITSNSFIKLQSAVKLQLLSTLRRCQVLWDEMNHFVSNLQYYIMFEVLEVSWSNFSNEMEAAKDLDDLLAAHDKYLNSIVEKSLLGERSQNLYKTLFVLFDLILRFRSHVDRLYEGIHELQSRTMESLSPSRDKTRSRRLLNDKTAEPGAWISDGRKALTQRAGEFLRNMGQDLDAIAKEYSSLLEGFISQLPVQQHIDLKFLLFRLDFTEFYCQLHPNM